The proteins below come from a single Streptomyces sp. MRC013 genomic window:
- a CDS encoding YciI family protein, producing the protein MAKYLLLKHYRGAPAPVNDVPMERWSPQEISAHMQYMSDFAARLQETGEYVDGQALAPEGTWVRYGGEGRPPVTDGPFAETKDLIAGWMIVDVDSHERAVELAGELSAAPGAGGRPIHEWLEVRPFLTLPPSVTE; encoded by the coding sequence ATGGCCAAGTACCTGCTGCTGAAGCACTACCGCGGCGCCCCGGCTCCGGTCAACGACGTGCCGATGGAGCGGTGGAGCCCGCAGGAGATCTCGGCGCACATGCAGTACATGAGCGACTTCGCGGCCCGGCTGCAGGAGACGGGCGAGTACGTCGACGGTCAGGCGCTCGCCCCCGAGGGAACGTGGGTCCGCTACGGCGGCGAGGGGCGCCCGCCGGTCACCGACGGGCCGTTCGCGGAGACCAAGGACCTCATCGCCGGCTGGATGATCGTCGACGTCGACAGCCACGAGCGCGCCGTCGAACTGGCCGGGGAACTGTCGGCCGCTCCCGGGGCGGGCGGCAGGCCGATCCACGAGTGGCTGGAGGTGCGCCCGTTCCTGACCCTGCCGCCCTCCGTCACGGAGTGA
- a CDS encoding DUF6596 domain-containing protein, protein MDEALLRSLIPSVLTLLVRRGADFAAAEDAVQDALVEALRVGAAGPSPGSSGGEHPVRDPKGWLVAVAWRRFLDATRADAARRRREDRVEGEPAPGPASAVDDTLRLYFLCAHPSLTPASAVALTLRAVGGLTTRQIARAYLVPEATMAQRISRAKRTVSGVRFDRPGDVATVLRVLYLVFNEGYSGDVDLASEAIRLTRQLTARVDHPEAAGLLALMLLHHARRAARTAPDGSLVPLAEQDRSRWDTALIAEGVGILQAALARDRLGEFQAQAAIAALHSDAPAAEETDWVQIVEWYDELTRLTDSPVVRLNRAVAVGEADGPRAGLAALAELDASLPRHTAVAAYLHERDGDPVTAARLYAEAAPKAPNLAERAHLTRQAARLNAGLRR, encoded by the coding sequence ATGGACGAAGCCCTGCTCAGGAGCCTCATCCCGAGCGTGCTCACCCTCCTCGTCCGCCGCGGAGCCGACTTCGCGGCGGCCGAGGACGCCGTGCAGGACGCCCTCGTCGAGGCGCTCAGGGTCGGGGCGGCCGGGCCCTCCCCGGGCTCCTCGGGCGGGGAGCACCCCGTGCGGGACCCGAAGGGCTGGCTGGTCGCCGTGGCCTGGCGCAGGTTCCTCGACGCGACGCGGGCCGACGCCGCCCGCCGCCGGCGCGAGGACCGCGTCGAGGGGGAGCCCGCGCCCGGACCGGCGTCCGCGGTGGACGACACGCTCCGGCTGTACTTCCTGTGCGCCCACCCGTCGCTGACCCCGGCATCGGCGGTCGCGCTCACGCTGCGCGCCGTCGGCGGGCTGACCACCCGCCAGATCGCCCGGGCCTACCTGGTGCCCGAGGCGACCATGGCGCAGCGGATCAGCCGCGCCAAACGCACCGTCTCCGGCGTGCGCTTCGACCGGCCCGGCGACGTCGCCACCGTGCTGCGCGTCCTCTACCTGGTCTTCAACGAGGGGTACTCCGGCGACGTCGACCTCGCCTCCGAGGCCATCCGGCTCACCCGGCAGCTCACGGCCCGGGTCGACCACCCCGAGGCGGCCGGGCTGCTCGCCCTCATGCTGCTCCACCACGCCCGGCGCGCCGCCCGGACCGCGCCCGACGGCAGCCTGGTACCGCTCGCCGAGCAGGACCGGAGCCGCTGGGACACCGCGCTGATCGCCGAAGGCGTCGGGATCCTCCAGGCGGCGCTCGCCCGCGACCGGCTGGGCGAGTTCCAGGCCCAGGCCGCCATCGCCGCCCTCCACTCCGACGCGCCCGCCGCCGAGGAGACCGACTGGGTGCAGATCGTCGAGTGGTACGACGAGCTCACGCGCCTGACCGACAGCCCCGTCGTGCGGCTCAACCGCGCGGTCGCCGTCGGGGAGGCCGACGGACCGCGCGCCGGCCTGGCGGCGCTCGCGGAGCTGGACGCCTCGCTGCCCCGCCACACCGCGGTGGCCGCGTACCTCCACGAGCGCGACGGCGACCCGGTGACGGCGGCACGGCTGTACGCCGAGGCGGCCCCCAAGGCCCCCAACCTCGCCGAGCGCGCCCACCTGACCCGCCAGGCCGCCCGGCTCAACGCCGGCCTGCGCCGCTGA
- a CDS encoding DUF397 domain-containing protein encodes MRNAYGQTWRKSSHCATGDACIHLAPAPGGAVRLVESGDPTGAVLTLAPATWRAWRDAVNAGRLPLPDVERGPGGVLRLRSADDPGVVVTTTAAQWDAFAAGVRDGEFDRLAG; translated from the coding sequence ATGCGTAACGCGTACGGCCAGACCTGGCGGAAGTCCTCCCACTGCGCCACCGGCGACGCCTGCATACACCTCGCGCCCGCTCCCGGGGGTGCGGTCAGACTCGTCGAGAGCGGCGATCCCACCGGCGCCGTGCTCACCCTGGCCCCCGCCACCTGGCGGGCGTGGCGGGACGCCGTCAACGCCGGCCGGCTGCCCCTTCCCGATGTGGAGCGCGGCCCCGGCGGGGTCCTCCGGCTGCGGAGCGCGGACGACCCGGGCGTGGTCGTCACCACGACCGCCGCCCAGTGGGACGCCTTCGCCGCCGGGGTGCGGGACGGGGAGTTCGACCGGCTCGCGGGGTGA
- a CDS encoding helix-turn-helix transcriptional regulator has product MTSRPPVTARRARIAAELRRLRERAGLTSTEAAQRLGTSSGQLSNVERARFGVSPDRVRAMARTYGCTDQAYVDALAAMAGERTKGWWEEYRGILPPSLLDLAELEHHATALRTAYTTHIPGLLQTLDHAREIFRQLLPVTPPPEVEHRASHRIRRQAVLHGPRPIPYSTIIHEAALRMKVGGPEVARAQLQHVLDMSERPHISVLVIPFDVGAFPGAGQSVNFACGPVPQLDTVHLDQSHGPVLLDSPPELEEYRLLLDRMEAVALGPEESRDLIHHIAGQL; this is encoded by the coding sequence ATGACCTCACGGCCGCCCGTCACCGCGCGGCGCGCCCGCATCGCCGCCGAGCTGCGCCGCCTGCGCGAACGCGCGGGTCTCACCTCGACCGAGGCGGCCCAACGGCTGGGCACCAGCTCGGGGCAGCTCAGCAATGTCGAGAGGGCGCGCTTCGGAGTGAGTCCCGACCGCGTGCGCGCGATGGCCCGTACGTACGGCTGCACCGACCAGGCGTACGTCGACGCCCTCGCGGCCATGGCGGGGGAGCGCACGAAGGGCTGGTGGGAGGAGTACCGCGGGATACTGCCGCCGAGCCTGCTCGACCTCGCGGAGCTGGAGCACCACGCGACCGCGTTGCGCACGGCGTACACCACCCACATCCCCGGTCTGCTGCAGACACTCGACCACGCTCGCGAGATCTTCAGGCAACTGCTTCCCGTCACCCCGCCGCCGGAGGTCGAGCACCGGGCGTCCCACCGCATCCGGCGCCAGGCCGTCCTCCACGGGCCGCGGCCGATCCCGTACAGCACGATCATCCACGAAGCCGCCCTGCGCATGAAGGTCGGCGGCCCCGAGGTGGCCAGGGCGCAGCTCCAGCACGTACTGGACATGAGCGAGCGGCCCCACATCAGCGTCCTGGTCATCCCCTTCGACGTCGGCGCCTTCCCCGGCGCCGGGCAGTCGGTGAACTTCGCCTGCGGGCCGGTACCGCAGCTCGACACCGTCCACCTCGACCAGTCGCACGGCCCGGTCCTGCTGGACTCTCCGCCCGAACTGGAGGAGTACCGGCTCCTCCTCGACCGCATGGAAGCGGTGGCCCTCGGGCCGGAGGAGTCCCGCGACCTCATCCACCACATCGCCGGACAGCTGTGA